A stretch of the Campylobacter sp. 19-13652 genome encodes the following:
- the pheS gene encoding phenylalanine--tRNA ligase subunit alpha, with amino-acid sequence MQDFDGSIRACKSMAELERVRVEVFGKKGFLTTAFAELKSLEGDKKKEQAAKLNALRDTLSELIEEKKSQLEQAEIDVAMRASAVDVSMFKQNSQAGALHPVMAVMDKIIEYFISQNFALETGPLIEDDFHNFEALNLPSYHPARDMQDTFYLKDFRVLRTHTSPVQIRTMLSQKPPIRMIAPGTVFRRDFDLTHTPMFHQVEGLVVQGAAEVSFSNLKHMLEGFLKHMFGDIRVRFRPSFFPFTEPSAEADISCIFCGGDGCRVCKHTGWLEVLGCGVVDPNVFKAVGYKDVSGYAFGLGVERFAMLLHRVPDLRSLFEGDLRLLEQFR; translated from the coding sequence TTGCAGGATTTTGATGGTAGCATTCGTGCTTGTAAGAGTATGGCTGAGCTTGAGCGGGTTAGAGTGGAGGTTTTCGGCAAAAAGGGCTTTTTAACCACTGCTTTTGCGGAGCTAAAAAGCCTAGAAGGAGACAAGAAAAAAGAGCAAGCAGCAAAGCTAAATGCTCTTAGAGATACTCTCTCTGAGCTTATAGAGGAGAAAAAATCGCAGCTAGAACAGGCTGAAATAGACGTTGCTATGAGGGCAAGTGCAGTAGATGTGAGTATGTTTAAACAAAACAGTCAAGCTGGGGCTTTACACCCTGTTATGGCCGTTATGGATAAAATTATAGAGTATTTTATATCTCAGAATTTTGCATTAGAAACTGGACCTTTAATAGAGGATGATTTTCATAACTTCGAAGCGTTAAATTTGCCATCATACCACCCAGCTAGAGATATGCAAGACACATTTTACCTAAAAGATTTTAGAGTACTTCGTACGCATACTAGCCCGGTGCAAATACGCACTATGTTAAGCCAAAAGCCTCCTATTCGCATGATAGCGCCAGGAACTGTTTTTCGTCGTGATTTTGACCTTACTCATACGCCAATGTTTCATCAAGTAGAGGGACTTGTCGTACAAGGAGCAGCAGAGGTTAGCTTTTCAAATTTAAAACATATGCTTGAGGGTTTTTTAAAGCATATGTTTGGCGATATAAGGGTACGCTTTCGCCCTAGCTTTTTTCCTTTTACAGAACCTAGCGCAGAGGCTGATATTAGCTGTATTTTCTGCGGTGGCGATGGTTGTCGCGTCTGTAAGCACACAGGCTGGCTTGAGGTGCTAGGCTGTGGTGTGGTGGACCCAAATGTCTTTAAAGCTGTGGGCTATAAGGACGTGAGCGGATACGCCTTTGGGCTTGGGGTGGAGCGTTTTGCTATGCTGCTACATAGAGTGCCTGA
- a CDS encoding histidine triad nucleotide-binding protein encodes MTVFEKIVAGEIPANKVLENEDFLAFRDINPRAPIHILVIPKKHFKNIQEFEPALMAKMLEFIQELARLLGVDKSGYKLVTNCGEGAGQEVMHLHFHLLSGMSLKPELKAPVANDPLAGF; translated from the coding sequence ATGACAGTGTTTGAAAAAATTGTAGCAGGCGAAATACCTGCAAATAAGGTGCTTGAGAATGAGGATTTTTTGGCTTTTAGGGATATAAATCCGCGAGCGCCCATACATATATTAGTAATTCCAAAAAAGCATTTTAAAAATATACAGGAATTTGAGCCAGCTTTAATGGCAAAAATGCTTGAGTTTATCCAAGAGCTCGCTAGATTGCTAGGAGTAGATAAGAGCGGATATAAACTCGTTACAAACTGCGGTGAGGGCGCAGGGCAGGAGGTAATGCACCTACATTTTCATCTGCTTTCTGGTATGAGCCTAAAGCCAGAGCTAAAAGCACCTGTTGCAAACGATCCACTAGCTGGATTTTAA
- a CDS encoding MlaD family protein, whose amino-acid sequence MDNKKTYLVVGIFLVICIGAAGLFMWFMQGGDSKGANYRSYYISTTALPTGLKDGSVVKFIGVDAGVVDKISFSDDKNATIEIELKIKKNLPIRHDSMAVVELQGISGIAYLNITRGSPTSPLFAPDEHAIIKLEESLLSKFGERAKSLSDQASSVLTSVEYILDEKNRQSLATLLSSLASISSEIEKSGGAKSLGQTIKRLDEFSKIALNEKNANAFNEAINRLNQSANALKIISSKELPSTLNEIKALAAKLGSNEYNLQKILYPSLSEFDDTLASFKRTLKQVDAALDRLEDNPYEFFFKDIKE is encoded by the coding sequence ATGGATAATAAAAAAACTTACCTTGTGGTTGGAATTTTTTTAGTAATTTGCATAGGTGCAGCTGGGCTTTTTATGTGGTTTATGCAAGGAGGCGACTCAAAGGGCGCAAACTACCGCTCATACTACATAAGTACCACAGCCTTGCCAACAGGACTAAAGGACGGGTCTGTTGTTAAATTTATCGGCGTAGACGCTGGCGTAGTGGATAAAATATCCTTTAGCGATGACAAAAACGCGACCATAGAAATAGAGCTAAAAATAAAGAAAAATCTCCCCATAAGGCACGATAGTATGGCGGTTGTTGAGCTGCAAGGCATAAGCGGCATAGCCTATTTAAATATCACTAGGGGCTCGCCCACCTCGCCGCTTTTTGCCCCTGATGAGCACGCTATTATCAAGCTAGAGGAGAGTTTGCTGAGTAAATTTGGAGAGCGCGCAAAGAGTCTAAGCGACCAGGCAAGCTCAGTGCTAACTAGCGTAGAATACATACTAGATGAGAAAAACAGACAAAGCCTTGCGACGCTTTTATCATCATTAGCAAGTATATCCAGCGAAATAGAAAAAAGCGGCGGCGCAAAAAGTCTAGGGCAAACCATAAAAAGACTTGATGAATTTAGCAAAATAGCGCTAAATGAAAAAAATGCAAATGCCTTTAATGAGGCGATTAATAGATTAAATCAAAGCGCAAACGCTCTAAAGATAATCTCAAGCAAAGAGCTACCTAGCACACTAAATGAGATAAAAGCACTTGCGGCAAAGCTAGGATCTAATGAATATAATCTACAAAAAATCCTCTACCCTAGTCTTAGTGAATTTGACGATACCTTGGCAAGTTTTAAGCGCACGTTAAAGCAGGTTGATGCCGCTCTTGATAGACTAGAGGATAATCCGTATGAGTTTTTCTTTAAAGATATAAAGGAGTAA
- a CDS encoding ABC transporter ATP-binding protein, with protein sequence MIVEVKDLVTTYGDRLLHDGVSFGVREREIYGILGTSGSGKTTLLKTLIYLKKPKSGVVKVLGEDIWRLKCEKDRLKLKLKTGVMFQFGALFSGMSVLENIGVLLREYSDIKESEIDEIAMFWLLKVGLKEQAARLMPDELSGGMKKRAALARALVLSPRVLFLDEPTSGLDPISAREFDALVVQLKQMLGISVVMVTHDVDTITGALDRFLVLDNKKIAFEGNIDEFEKLENNPLAEIIEHRKHNG encoded by the coding sequence ATGATAGTAGAAGTTAAAGATTTAGTTACGACATATGGCGATAGGCTGCTTCATGATGGGGTTAGCTTTGGCGTAAGAGAGCGAGAAATTTATGGCATACTAGGCACTAGTGGGAGCGGAAAGACCACGCTATTAAAGACGCTAATTTATCTAAAAAAGCCAAAAAGTGGCGTAGTAAAGGTGCTTGGTGAGGACATTTGGCGATTAAAGTGCGAAAAAGATAGGCTAAAACTAAAGCTAAAAACAGGCGTGATGTTTCAGTTTGGCGCACTTTTTTCTGGTATGAGCGTGCTAGAAAATATAGGAGTGCTGCTTAGGGAATACAGCGACATAAAAGAGAGCGAAATAGACGAGATAGCGATGTTTTGGCTATTAAAGGTGGGGCTAAAGGAACAGGCCGCTAGACTTATGCCAGATGAGCTAAGCGGAGGCATGAAAAAGCGCGCAGCACTAGCTAGGGCTTTGGTGCTTAGCCCTAGGGTGCTATTTTTAGACGAGCCGACATCTGGGCTTGACCCCATAAGCGCAAGGGAGTTTGACGCACTTGTAGTACAGCTTAAGCAGATGCTTGGCATTAGCGTAGTTATGGTAACTCACGATGTAGACACTATAACTGGTGCGCTTGATAGGTTTTTGGTTCTTGATAATAAAAAAATAGCCTTTGAGGGGAATATCGATGAATTTGAAAAGCTTGAAAATAATCCGCTCGCTGAAATCATAGAACATAGGAAACATAATGGATAA
- a CDS encoding ABC transporter permease, translated as MNNYKLTKNSHATTLTLTGDVKYDSLPPKLLLSLQKEKSLIIDLSGCDRLDYAAAMLLDDLKAKMGQSCQINEAKFTDIFKFIRTAHTPPPIKHHNIAQKLADFILAQSCVILNMCAFLGETFVRSLAVLLKPSKLRLRAISNIIATSGIGSLTTVCVTSFMIGIVLAYIGADMLSQFGASSYIIDIMGIISLREVAPLLAAIVVAGQSASSFTASIGAMRVNEEIDAMSTMGFEPFYFITLPRVLAMIVAMPLIIIAADAASVLGQMIVANKFFGFNFTEYIYRFREAVGLNNFFVGLIKAPFFGAVIAMIGCINGLNSSAENIGTHTTKSVVSATFLVIALDALFAIIFLEIGI; from the coding sequence TTGAATAACTATAAACTCACCAAAAATAGCCACGCCACCACGCTTACGCTCACTGGTGACGTCAAATACGACTCATTGCCACCTAAGTTGCTTTTATCTCTGCAAAAAGAAAAAAGCCTAATCATAGACCTTAGCGGCTGCGATAGGCTTGATTATGCTGCGGCAATGCTACTTGATGATTTAAAGGCAAAAATGGGGCAAAGCTGCCAGATAAACGAGGCAAAATTTACTGATATTTTTAAATTTATCCGCACAGCTCACACTCCTCCACCTATTAAACACCATAATATAGCGCAAAAATTAGCTGATTTTATACTCGCTCAATCCTGCGTTATTTTAAATATGTGTGCCTTTTTAGGTGAGACTTTTGTACGCTCGCTAGCTGTACTTTTAAAACCCAGCAAACTTCGCCTACGAGCCATATCAAATATCATAGCCACAAGTGGCATAGGCTCACTCACTACAGTTTGTGTTACTAGTTTTATGATAGGCATAGTCCTGGCCTACATAGGCGCAGATATGCTCTCTCAATTTGGCGCCAGTAGCTACATTATAGATATAATGGGCATAATCAGCCTAAGGGAAGTAGCGCCACTACTTGCAGCCATTGTTGTGGCTGGGCAGAGTGCGAGTAGCTTTACTGCGTCAATAGGGGCTATGCGTGTAAATGAGGAGATAGACGCCATGTCTACTATGGGATTTGAGCCATTTTATTTTATCACCTTGCCACGCGTGCTTGCTATGATTGTGGCAATGCCGCTTATCATTATAGCAGCCGATGCAGCTAGTGTGCTAGGACAGATGATAGTGGCGAATAAATTCTTTGGATTTAACTTCACTGAATACATCTACAGATTTAGAGAGGCTGTGGGGCTAAATAACTTCTTTGTCGGACTTATAAAAGCTCCATTTTTTGGAGCAGTCATCGCTATGATAGGCTGCATAAATGGGCTAAATAGCAGCGCTGAAAACATAGGCACTCATACTACCAAAAGCGTAGTAAGCGCCACATTTTTAGTCATCGCGCTTGATGCGCTTTTTGCTATTATATTTTTAGAGATTGGCATATGA
- the dcuC gene encoding C4-dicarboxylate transporter DcuC encodes MAAFKLALALLGILSAIYLLVKKHETKTVLICVGFILCLFSLAPLSAFDAFAKRMTSGGLIMAICASMGFAYVMRYTKCDQHLVRILTVPLRGLGFFLIPLTTALTFFINIAIPSAAGCSAAVGGTLIPVLMASGVRPAMAAAAVFCGTFGSMLSPGSSHNAFVAEVVTKQTGVSKTVTDMIIAQLPYTVGALIPAVTFLCIMGFIFKDYVKGHDFSHEGVQNDAITKANPIYALMPLIPLAILIVGGTSLSENPYLAWSKMGVPQAMLIGTVLTIIVTLTNPEKITKEFFSGMGQAYAEVMGIIIAASVFVAGLSATGAISSAIDWLKDSNEFVRWGGTFGPFLMGVMTGSGDAAAMAFNEAVTPHANLLGYDMSDLGLAAATAGALGRTASPLAGAAIVCAGLAMTSPVEVVKRTAIGMIAATAFLAIFQISML; translated from the coding sequence ATGGCTGCTTTTAAGCTCGCTCTTGCGCTACTTGGAATTTTAAGCGCAATCTACCTACTCGTAAAAAAGCACGAAACCAAAACAGTACTAATTTGTGTCGGTTTTATACTCTGCCTTTTCTCACTTGCGCCACTTAGTGCGTTTGATGCGTTTGCAAAGAGAATGACAAGTGGTGGGCTTATAATGGCGATTTGCGCCTCCATGGGCTTTGCTTACGTCATGCGCTATACCAAATGCGACCAGCATCTAGTCAGGATTCTTACAGTGCCTTTGCGTGGGCTTGGATTTTTTCTTATTCCGCTTACGACAGCACTTACATTTTTCATAAATATCGCAATACCGAGCGCAGCTGGCTGTTCGGCAGCTGTGGGCGGGACGCTAATACCTGTATTAATGGCCTCTGGTGTGCGCCCTGCGATGGCTGCAGCGGCTGTATTTTGTGGGACATTTGGCTCTATGCTAAGTCCAGGTAGCTCGCACAACGCCTTTGTGGCTGAGGTGGTTACAAAACAAACTGGAGTTAGCAAAACCGTAACCGATATGATTATAGCCCAGCTTCCTTACACCGTGGGCGCTTTAATACCAGCTGTAACATTTTTATGTATTATGGGCTTTATTTTTAAAGATTATGTCAAGGGGCATGATTTTAGCCATGAGGGCGTACAAAATGACGCCATAACAAAGGCAAATCCTATCTACGCACTTATGCCTCTAATTCCTCTAGCCATACTCATAGTAGGCGGCACCAGCCTATCTGAAAATCCATACCTAGCCTGGAGTAAAATGGGTGTACCGCAAGCCATGCTAATAGGCACAGTCCTAACCATTATAGTAACCCTAACCAACCCAGAAAAGATTACAAAAGAGTTCTTTAGCGGTATGGGGCAGGCTTATGCTGAGGTTATGGGGATTATCATAGCTGCTAGCGTGTTTGTTGCTGGACTTAGTGCAACTGGAGCTATAAGCTCAGCCATTGATTGGCTAAAAGACTCAAATGAATTTGTCCGCTGGGGTGGGACATTTGGGCCATTTTTAATGGGCGTGATGACTGGTTCTGGAGATGCGGCTGCTATGGCATTTAACGAAGCTGTTACCCCGCACGCAAATCTGCTTGGATATGATATGAGCGATTTGGGCTTAGCTGCGGCTACAGCTGGCGCACTTGGCAGGACCGCATCTCCGCTGGCTGGGGCTGCGATAGTCTGCGCTGGACTTGCGATGACTAGCCCTGTTGAAGTGGTAAAAAGAACAGCCATAGGTATGATAGCAGCGACGGCATTTTTAGCTATTTTTCAAATTTCTATGCTTTGA
- a CDS encoding ribose-phosphate pyrophosphokinase yields MRGYKIFSGTANVEFSKKIAQYLSLPLSEASIKRFSDGEISVQIGESVRGKDVFVIQPTCAPANENLMELLILTDALRRSSASSITAVVPYFGYARQDRKAAPRVPITAKLVANMMQTAGINRVVTMDLHAGQIQGFFDIPVDNLYGTIVFNEYVRQKNLPNPIVASPDVGGVARARALAKTLGLDMVIVDKRREKANESEVMNIIGDVNGKDVILIDDMIDTAGTIVKAAQVFKERGATSVMAFCTHPVLSGPAYERLKNGALDELVVTDTIPLKEQMSCIKVLSVSQLFGEVIRRVYHNESVNNLFG; encoded by the coding sequence ATGCGAGGATACAAGATCTTCTCCGGCACCGCAAATGTCGAATTTTCAAAAAAAATAGCACAATATCTATCTCTGCCTTTAAGTGAAGCCAGTATTAAAAGATTTAGCGATGGTGAGATAAGCGTGCAAATAGGCGAGAGCGTGCGTGGAAAAGATGTGTTTGTAATCCAGCCTACCTGTGCGCCTGCAAATGAAAATTTAATGGAGCTTTTAATCCTCACTGACGCACTCCGCAGAAGTTCGGCTAGCTCGATAACTGCGGTGGTACCTTATTTTGGCTATGCTAGACAAGATAGAAAGGCAGCTCCGCGCGTGCCGATAACTGCTAAGCTTGTGGCAAATATGATGCAAACTGCTGGCATAAATCGCGTGGTTACTATGGATTTACACGCAGGGCAAATCCAGGGCTTTTTTGATATTCCGGTAGATAATTTATATGGTACGATAGTATTTAATGAGTACGTAAGGCAAAAAAATCTACCAAATCCGATAGTCGCTAGCCCAGATGTGGGTGGAGTAGCGCGTGCTAGGGCTTTGGCAAAGACTCTCGGGCTTGATATGGTAATAGTTGATAAGCGCCGAGAAAAGGCAAATGAGAGCGAAGTAATGAATATCATAGGCGACGTAAATGGCAAGGATGTTATATTAATAGATGATATGATAGATACTGCCGGGACGATAGTAAAGGCAGCGCAAGTCTTTAAGGAAAGAGGTGCAACTAGCGTCATGGCGTTTTGTACTCATCCTGTATTAAGTGGACCAGCATATGAAAGGCTAAAAAATGGTGCACTTGATGAGCTAGTGGTAACTGATACTATACCGTTAAAAGAGCAGATGTCTTGCATAAAAGTTCTAAGCGTGTCTCAGCTATTTGGTGAGGTAATAAGGCGTGTTTATCACAATGAAAGTGTAAATAATCTTTTTGGGTAG
- a CDS encoding DNA starvation/stationary phase protection protein — translation MSKVIEQLNQIQADAHGLFVKFHDLHWHVKGIQFFSVHEYTEKAYEYMSEIFDDVAERAIMLGGRPVVSVDELAKKSHIKHEVKASYTPTEVLEIVLAEYKHLLDEFKKLDELAEGDSTTQMYAQDQIAKYEKAIWMLNATLGK, via the coding sequence ATGTCAAAAGTAATAGAACAACTAAATCAAATCCAAGCAGACGCTCACGGACTATTCGTTAAATTCCACGACCTACACTGGCATGTAAAAGGCATACAGTTTTTTAGCGTACATGAGTACACAGAAAAAGCTTACGAATATATGAGCGAAATATTTGACGATGTAGCTGAGCGCGCTATAATGTTAGGTGGACGTCCGGTAGTCAGCGTTGATGAACTTGCTAAAAAATCTCACATAAAACACGAAGTAAAAGCAAGCTACACTCCAACCGAGGTACTAGAAATAGTCCTAGCCGAGTACAAACACCTACTTGATGAGTTTAAAAAACTTGATGAACTTGCAGAAGGCGACAGTACAACTCAAATGTATGCTCAAGATCAGATAGCTAAATATGAAAAAGCAATCTGGATGCTAAATGCTACTTTAGGCAAGTAA
- a CDS encoding Dyp-type peroxidase, with the protein MMHQDILSNPNKNTIFLVYNFKQNASLSDKKAAFAKTCKLVLNLNNSAAARMLEARTKSSVVLGVGVEAWDELGLGAKPEQFEKFEEIKGAKHTAVSTRGDLHFHIRSEEFSLCIDMATHIANTLEGVADRVEEVHGFRYWDGRSILGFVDGTENPQGEDRARFGVISEPGFEGASYLFVQKYIHDMKSWNAMGVEAQEKVIGRSKADDIEMSDDVKPTNSHSARANVGDDNKIVRDNMPFRNPDTAEIGTYFISYASSFKVTKMMLTSMFVGVPEGNYDRILDFSTPKTGTLFLAPSLEMLDGFSELA; encoded by the coding sequence ATGATGCATCAAGATATTTTAAGCAATCCAAACAAAAACACTATTTTTTTAGTTTATAATTTTAAGCAAAATGCAAGCTTATCGGATAAAAAGGCCGCCTTTGCCAAAACCTGTAAGCTTGTTTTAAATTTAAACAACTCAGCTGCTGCTAGGATGCTAGAGGCGCGCACTAAAAGCAGTGTTGTACTTGGTGTTGGCGTAGAGGCTTGGGATGAGCTTGGACTTGGGGCAAAGCCAGAGCAGTTTGAGAAATTTGAGGAGATAAAAGGCGCAAAACACACAGCTGTAAGCACTCGTGGGGATTTGCACTTTCATATACGTAGTGAGGAATTTAGCCTCTGTATAGATATGGCGACTCATATTGCAAACACTCTTGAGGGTGTGGCTGATAGGGTTGAGGAGGTGCATGGCTTTAGGTATTGGGACGGCAGGAGTATACTTGGCTTTGTGGACGGTACGGAAAATCCGCAAGGCGAGGATAGGGCTAGGTTTGGTGTGATTAGTGAGCCTGGATTTGAGGGGGCGAGCTATCTTTTTGTTCAAAAATATATCCACGACATGAAAAGCTGGAATGCTATGGGCGTGGAAGCGCAGGAAAAAGTCATCGGCAGAAGCAAGGCTGATGATATAGAGATGAGCGATGATGTAAAGCCTACAAATTCTCACTCAGCGCGCGCAAACGTAGGTGATGATAATAAAATAGTGCGCGACAATATGCCTTTTAGAAATCCAGACACTGCAGAGATAGGGACGTATTTTATCTCGTATGCTAGCTCGTTTAAGGTTACAAAAATGATGCTAACTAGCATGTTTGTCGGCGTGCCTGAGGGCAATTATGACCGCATTTTGGACTTTAGTACGCCAAAGACCGGGACGCTATTTTTAGCTCCTAGTCTTGAGATGCTTGATGGCTTTTCGGAGCTTGCGTAA
- a CDS encoding isochorismatase family protein produces the protein MVVIDAQNDFISGSLAPICAEDVADKIVLFLSGLTPDDKVFYTQDWHDDGHCSFLKNGGEWQTHCLAGSHGASIYGGFSGVMHSPNLNNSFKKARHNDKEEYSCFYASNEAGVKFHQALDRDTDVELVGFVSEYCVLNSALALIEAGFRVVVYENLCAYISRDGHKDALKQLRDAGARLGCVI, from the coding sequence GTGGTAGTAATTGATGCTCAAAATGACTTTATCTCAGGCTCTTTGGCGCCTATTTGTGCTGAGGATGTGGCTGATAAGATAGTGCTATTTTTAAGCGGACTTACCCCAGATGATAAAGTTTTTTATACCCAGGATTGGCATGATGATGGGCATTGTAGCTTTTTAAAAAATGGCGGAGAGTGGCAGACGCACTGCTTAGCAGGTAGTCATGGAGCTAGCATTTATGGCGGATTTTCTGGGGTGATGCACTCTCCAAATTTAAACAACAGCTTTAAAAAAGCCAGGCATAATGATAAGGAGGAGTATTCTTGTTTTTATGCCTCAAATGAGGCTGGAGTTAAATTTCATCAGGCTTTAGATAGGGACACTGATGTCGAGTTGGTGGGTTTTGTGAGCGAGTATTGTGTGCTAAATAGCGCCCTTGCTCTTATTGAGGCTGGCTTTAGGGTGGTGGTTTATGAAAATCTTTGCGCCTATATAAGCAGAGACGGTCATAAGGATGCACTAAAACAGCTAAGGGACGCTGGCGCAAGGCTAGGGTGCGTGATATGA
- the rsmG gene encoding 16S rRNA (guanine(527)-N(7))-methyltransferase RsmG — MSDFKLFCEEYARILDKFNRVHSLSRYKADELKTQIADSVLPLELFCDLTEAKRAIDVGSGAGLPALFLAAKMSQCEWSLYEPIAKKASFLSYCVASLGLKNVKINSQKIETSDKFKADLITSRALTNANALIELCSGFYDSSTLFLLYKGSEYKDEIEALKDKFKNAKIELKSGNEARIYALVGGLT; from the coding sequence ATGAGTGATTTTAAGCTTTTTTGCGAGGAGTATGCGAGGATACTTGATAAATTTAACCGCGTGCATAGTCTAAGCAGATATAAAGCAGACGAGCTAAAAACTCAAATTGCCGATAGCGTGCTGCCACTTGAGCTTTTTTGCGACTTAACTGAGGCAAAAAGGGCTATTGATGTGGGCAGCGGAGCGGGGCTACCTGCGTTATTTTTAGCGGCTAAAATGTCACAGTGTGAGTGGAGCCTTTATGAGCCTATTGCAAAAAAGGCGAGCTTTTTAAGCTACTGCGTGGCGAGTCTTGGGCTAAAAAACGTAAAAATAAATAGCCAAAAAATCGAAACTTCGGATAAATTTAAAGCCGATTTAATCACCTCAAGAGCGCTTACAAACGCAAATGCCTTGATTGAGCTTTGCAGTGGATTTTACGATTCTAGCACGCTTTTTTTGCTCTATAAAGGCTCTGAATATAAAGACGAGATAGAGGCTTTAAAGGATAAATTTAAAAACGCAAAAATAGAGCTTAAAAGCGGCAATGAAGCAAGAATTTATGCGCTAGTTGGAGGCTTAACGTGA
- the ribA gene encoding GTP cyclohydrolase II, producing the protein MKIEISDEANLPSRFGQYKVMAFKEGEKEHLAIYKGDLNGVINVRVHSECLTGDAIGSLKCDCRDQLEAALKYIEQHGGMVIYLRQEGRNIGLLNKINAYHLQDLGFDTIQANHQLGFKADLRTYEIVDFILAHFGITQINLLTNNPEKLSALKAKIVNRIPIQITPNEFNEGYLRVKKEQMGHMLDE; encoded by the coding sequence ATGAAAATAGAAATTTCAGATGAGGCGAACCTGCCTTCACGTTTTGGACAGTATAAAGTAATGGCATTTAAAGAGGGCGAGAAAGAGCATCTTGCAATTTATAAGGGCGATTTAAACGGCGTAATAAACGTCAGAGTGCATTCAGAGTGCCTAACAGGCGATGCGATAGGCAGTCTAAAATGCGACTGCCGCGATCAGCTTGAGGCGGCACTAAAATATATCGAGCAGCACGGCGGAATGGTAATATATCTACGTCAAGAGGGGCGAAATATCGGGCTTTTAAATAAAATAAACGCCTACCATCTGCAAGATCTTGGCTTTGACACCATACAAGCAAACCATCAGCTTGGCTTTAAGGCGGATTTAAGAACTTACGAGATAGTCGATTTTATCCTAGCGCATTTTGGCATCACACAGATAAATCTGCTTACAAACAACCCAGAAAAACTCTCCGCACTAAAGGCAAAAATAGTAAATCGCATACCGATACAGATAACGCCGAATGAATTTAACGAAGGCTATTTGCGGGTCAAAAAAGAGCAAATGGGGCATATGCTAGATGAGTGA
- the hemB gene encoding porphobilinogen synthase, with translation MFKRFRRLRSSENLRSLVRETRLCVDDLIYPLFVVPGSGVRNEISSMPGVFQLSLDEILKECAEVVKLGIKSIILFGIPSLKDSVGSDALSDDGIIATAVRAIKKAYPDLIVITDLCFCEYTDHGHCGILCGHSVDNDATLEISAKQALVHARAGADIIAPSGMMDGIIATLRDALDGAGYENLPIMSYSTKFASAYYGPFRDVAQSAPSFGDRRSYQMDVANIREAISESLEDEMQGADILMVKPALAYLDVIKEIKERTLAPLCAYNVSGEYAMLKAAGAAGVIDYERVMMETLLAFKRAGADLIITYHAKEAAAILGRAI, from the coding sequence ATGTTTAAACGATTTAGAAGATTAAGAAGTAGTGAGAATTTACGCTCTTTAGTTAGGGAGACTAGGCTTTGTGTCGATGATTTGATTTATCCGCTTTTTGTCGTACCAGGAAGTGGGGTAAGAAATGAAATATCCTCTATGCCAGGGGTGTTTCAGTTAAGTCTTGATGAGATATTAAAAGAGTGCGCAGAGGTCGTAAAGCTCGGCATAAAATCGATAATTTTATTTGGAATTCCAAGTCTAAAAGATAGCGTTGGTAGCGACGCATTAAGCGATGATGGTATCATCGCCACTGCTGTAAGGGCGATAAAAAAAGCCTACCCAGATTTAATAGTAATAACTGATCTTTGCTTTTGTGAGTACACAGACCATGGACACTGTGGCATACTCTGTGGACATAGCGTGGATAACGACGCTACACTTGAAATCTCGGCTAAGCAAGCCCTGGTACACGCTAGAGCGGGCGCTGACATCATCGCGCCAAGTGGTATGATGGATGGAATTATTGCCACACTTAGGGACGCACTTGATGGGGCTGGGTATGAAAACCTACCTATAATGTCATATTCGACTAAATTTGCCTCAGCCTATTACGGGCCATTTCGAGATGTGGCGCAGAGTGCACCTAGCTTTGGCGATCGCAGGAGTTATCAAATGGACGTAGCAAATATCCGTGAAGCTATATCTGAGAGCCTAGAGGATGAGATGCAAGGTGCTGATATACTCATGGTAAAGCCAGCTCTTGCCTATCTAGACGTGATAAAAGAGATAAAAGAGCGCACTCTAGCCCCACTTTGTGCATATAATGTAAGTGGGGAGTACGCTATGCTAAAAGCAGCTGGGGCTGCTGGAGTGATAGATTATGAGCGCGTGATGATGGAGACTTTGCTGGCGTTTAAGCGTGCTGGAGCAGACCTAATAATCACCTATCACGCTAAAGAGGCAGCGGCTATTTTAGGCAGGGCGATATGA